GCAGTTGGAAAATAAGTAGACTGGTTAGGGCTGTAAACAGCAGGTGGATTCTTCCTTACTCGCTCTAAAGCATTCCCTCTCATAAACACTTGTGCCGTAGTTCCAGTGGCATTCACACAGGCATAAAAGCCAGGTGTCGGTGATGTAGGGGTTTGTGCTGGTGTCGTGACGGGACAAGTAGCTCCGTTAGCAGCTTTATCGACGTAATCAATCAAAATAGCACTTATTGGATGATTTGTAATTTCAGTAATATTGTATAGTTCTGGGTGTTTTACCCATTGTTTCATCTTTGTAGCCAAATCGCCTGCCTTGGATAAATCGAAGAGCTTAAAACCTTTATCGGGCAGTTTGTCGTAGTAGACAGTTTTCCCATTATCTTGTCTTGAGAATCTAGTGTTACGATTAGGATTGGGGATGCCATCTTTTATTTCAAATCTGCCTATCCGGGCTGTGTTTGACCAAGCACCATTACTACCACCATCAGTGATTAAGTAATACCCTACGAGTGAATATACAAAAGTATCATTTCCGCCTGTGAAATTTCCTATGTCGGCACTACTAAGAAACTTCCGCTTCCAGAAAACAAGAACTGGTTTACAATTTGTATTACTACAACCACCAATTGCTTGAACCGGTGGTATTTGGTCTTTTATTCCCGAATTAGTAGGAGTGGTAGATGAATTTGTATTTAACGCAGCTGCGTCGTAGATAAAGACGGCCTGCGATAAATCTTGTGCAATGTAGTCAAGGGCGGACTTAACTTCTTGCTCTGTAGTTGATTTGGCTTGTTCTTTGCGATCGCTATCTAGAATATTGATCATAAATCCTAGCAAAGGCGTAAGCACCAAGGCTGCCAGGATCATAGCTACTAGGACTTCTATCAGGGTAAACCCGCTATTTTTTTTCTCAGCCAAACGGGAGCGTTTTAGCTGACTGATTAACAAAAATTTAATTTGATTCATAATGCTAGTGTATTACCCTTTTTTCACAAACATTTAGCGATCGCAATTAAGATTGCTATTGGCAACTGTTAGCAGCATTGTTAATATCTTGCAAGCGAGCGCATAAATTTCTCAACGATGTATTATTGCCAGCAATCTCTGTAGTCGTCTCAAATTGGGGGGATTTGCGATCGAGCGCTCCTGCACTAAAAGTTTGAGCTTTAGCTTTATCAACTCCCATCGTCTTTAAGGGGCCTGAAGTTGAAAACGCATCTGCCCTGTAAACTCTAATACCCAACTTATAGCCATTTTGAGGCCTAGCTGGAAGACCGTTTCGGAAAGCCTGAATATATAAGTCTTTGTTGCTCCCGATATTACAACCACCACCATCGAGATCGACGCAATACAAACCCGCCGCACTTGTAGGAGCAGGAACCAGCCTAAAAGACTGAGTGGTGTAAACCGGGAACCCCGGAGTAGGGGCTGGAGGGGCATTTGTGATGGCCCCTGACCGAACCCCATCAATGTATGCTCTAGCCGCATCAGCTCCCTGTTCTACCCGCTTTGCCTGAACCCGCGTTGCTACCGAAAGAACGATAACTGGTGCTACTCCCACCATCAAAATAGTCACCACCAGAATCGCCAGCAAAGATTCAATGATTGTGAAACCAGCTTGATTAGACTGGCGAGGAATTTGCTGCTGTTTGGGTTTTATCATGGCTCGGTCTTAGTTGAACTAGAGTTTTGCTAGAGTCTGGAGAATATTTTTGCCTATCGCTGGCAGTAATCAACCGCCTGTATTAGCGGCGCAGAAAGTACCAGGACGTTGGTCTCCGTCTATGGCAGGAGTAGTACCATTAGAAGCCAACTTAGCACACAGTAAAGTTTGTACCCATTTGTCATCCCGACCTACTTCTCTGTAAAACTCGTTAGGATCGCCCGCAGACGGGGTTGTGAACCGTTGGGAGAATAAGTCGGGTATTTGAGACAGTAGCGCCACATCAAACCCCCAGAAACGGTTTGGTTCTACGTAGAAGGGTGAGCCACCACCAAGGTCTGGATTGCTGGGATTTATGGGACTGATGGTAGTGCTGTACAACTTTGTGTATCCAAACGGGCTTGTAGGCGGAGTTAGAGTTGTTGTTACTTCCTTAAAGGGAGCTGTGGCATAGGCACTGCGCTTGAACTGGATGAATGAACCACTGATTCGGGCAGGAATGTCAGCCTTCCAGTTCTCTAGGAATCGCACAAAGTTTTGCAGACCTCCATTTTGTTCATTCCTGGTACCGTTACTAGGACTATCTCCTCCAGCAACCGCCAGATTAAAAATCGTGCCTGTGGAAGGTCTTTGCAGCCATAGTGAATTGTCCTTAATGCCTCCCTGAATAGGAGCAGTATCAGGATCTGTAGCAACAGGTTGATGTGTGAGCTGATATTGCAATACTGGAACCAAAAGCGGCTCAGCTTGAGCAGTAATAGCCTTAACCTTGCCCGGTGGAATACTACCAGCAAGATTACTAAAGCCCAGGAAACGACCTCCAACAATATCGGTAGTAGTACCGATGTTAAGAAGACCTGTTCCCAGGAAGTTGCCTGCTAGTTGCTTATTAGTTCCTGTGAAAGCAAGGCCACCATTTGACACCCAGAAAATGTTATTAGGATCAACTCCTTTCAGATTCAATGTGACATTTTGAAATGTCATGTTTCCTCCGCCACCTGTTGCTCGCAAGATAAAGATGGTTTCGGAATCGCCAGTAAGTGTAATATTGGTTCCTAACCCTCTACCAATAGTAGGATTTGGGCCCAGATTGTAAATGTACACCTTCTCTCGTCTGGGAGCTTCTCCAGCCAGGGGAAGTTGGAAGTTTGGGTTGTCCAGTCTTCGTCTTATATTTTGCGGCGGGGGTGTCTGTGGCATAAGTGCTAAAGCATTTCTAGCAGCTGCAATACTAGGAGCAGCCGCTGAGCAGACAGCACTAGGAGCAAGAGCAGTGACTGAATACTGATTTGACGAGCGCCCACCTGGATCTGTTAGGCAAACCGCAAAGTCCATAGCATCGTCATTGTCTATCGGAGGGTTTACAGTCGGGGTAGGCCCGTTAAGGGCTTCTGTAACAGGTCTTGCCCCTGGGATGTCGGCAATATTTGGTAACAGCAGTTCCTCACTTTCATTAGCAGGTGGCAAATAAAACAGAGGTCTGTCTTGTCTGTAGTCTCGTGTCCAGGGAGTGGTTGTTATATTGGTCGTAGTCCTAAAAGCCAAAGCATTATTATTTGGGGCTTGTCTAGGAACACTAGGAATACCACCAGTGGTGTAGGGGTACGCTTGAACTTGTCCTGTAGGATTTATGCCCAGTGGTATCGCAGTATTAAGAGATGCTGGTGTAAGCAAAAGTCCGTTTTTGGTATCCCGTTGAAACGCAATACGGCGGGCATAGCGTTGATCGGCTGCTACTAAAGAGGGTCTGTCAGTTGTGCCTGAGCCTACTCTGTCAAATCTAGCACCAGCAATTGCTAGGAGACCAGATGCCTTAATATCTTTCTCTTGGATGGTGTCAGTTGTGTCACCGTCATTATTAAGGTCACGTCCACTTTCGTTTACCGTGTCGGTTAAACCATTGATGCCATTAAAGTCATAACCTACTACCCAGTCGTCTGCTGTACATTCTGTCACTGGCAACTTCCGGCAGATTTCCATGACATACTCTCTGGACTGACCCCGCCGTTGAATTGGGGTGACAAAGTTGTTGAAGTAAGAACTGGGAATGTAATTAGTGTCTGGAGTATTGCTGGTGTAGGTAGCATCTACAGGTCTTCTGGCTACGAAAGCAGCATTAACGCTACCACTGTTCGTCGCTGTGACAGTGGCACCACTGCTAAGCCCATTGGTGACGAAGTTGTTGCTCAAAAAGCCGTCTTTCTTTCGTTGCGCTATGGAGCTGGGATCTCCTTGGTTGTTTCTCAGGTCATAGTCTCCCTCGTTACGGAAACCAAACCGGAAATCGTTGGAAAGTAGGCTGACAGAATCTGCAAGCACTGTTGCGGTTCGCCATAAATCACCTGTACCACAGTTAATCCCCGGTTGACCTGCACGACAAGCAAATCTGGTTTCCGGATTTTGACGACCATAGAAATAACCCTGAGCGTAGGCATTAGTTCCTAGCTGTTGGACAAACTCTTCCAGCTCTGCTCCACCTGATGTTTGGTGCTTGTTAAAGCTATTGGTAGCATCAGCTTTGACATAAGCTGGCAAGTTAGTCGCCAGGATCAAACCTTTTTCTGAACCTGGAGGAGTTACCAAAGTGTAAGCATTAGTAGGAGTCGCAGCCCCACGAGCTAGGATGCTGCCGTTGACTAACATAATTCCGTTAGGTTTTCGGGTGGGGTCTAGCTTAAAGTCAACTGGGCTTTGGCTCTTGCGTTCTGCCTCTTTTTGTTTTGGGGTATTTGTTCCAGCAGGCGTAGGCGCGCTCAAATCCGGCAGAGCATCATCACGGGTAGCATAGATAATGCCGCTATCTGGGAGCAAAAACTCTGGTGTAGGACCGTTTGGTGCAACCAGTCCTCCAATTGTTGTTTGTCGCAGCTTGCTTAAATCCAAGACAGTGACACGGCTTTCCAGGGGCTGACGCTCTTCTAAAGGCAGGTTATAGTTCCCTAGTGCTGGGGTTATGGTAGATTGATTCGCAGCGTTTACGGCTCTAAACGATGCTAATCCCCCATTCGCATCGTCAGCGGGATTATTATCTTGCTCAATTGCTTTAATCTCACGAGAGTCGAGAAAACTGGTTTCGTAGATTGCTCCATCGGGGATAACAGAGGTATTACGAGGCAACGTATTGTCCGCAATTGTCAAGGCGCAAATAGTGGAATCAAGGGCAGATTGCTGAGCTAGGGTGAGAGCTGCGTTATTGGATAAGGCTGTGAGTGCATCGCGCAATGGCTCATTTACAAAACGCCCGTTAGGAAATATTAGGTTGGCTTGATAGTAGAGTCGTGACAGCACAGGAACAGCACTTGCCGGATTCTCAGCTCCGGCGACAACAGGAAATAAACCAGTAGTATTGTTTGGCGGTGCTGAAGCTGTAGGTCGTGCCGGTGGGGGTGCGTAGCTGATGCCGTTATTAGACCTGCCTGTAGTTGTTCCAGTTACACCAGGAGGTCCAGCAAAAGGTCCGGTTAGTGAGTTTTTAGCAGTTGCACTGGTGCTGGGGTCGTAGTAGCTGCTGACACAGGCAATTGGTGCTTGAGGAGCTGTAATGGTTTGAGCAGCGCTGCGTTTATAGTGATAAACTGCCGTGGCTCGCATTACCAGATCCCCTTTTCTGTCCTTGTTGTTAGCGTCGGGTGGAAACGATGAAGGAGGAAGCGAGGGAAGGCCGTTTAGATCTGTGTCTTCCCACATGGGCATTGAGTCAGGCCAGACAACTGTAAACTGTGACTCATCAACATTCAGGGTTGGTGTATAGTTGGGAACAGTTGGTGGCGGTGGCAGGAAAGAAGCAATTGGTAGCAGAGTTGGTGGGGGCGGAGTTGGCAACATCCGGACACCCGTGTAAACTCCAGCACCAGTGACTACACGTAGTCCGCCCCATCCATCAAGTCCTTGAACTGGGGGTTTGGCGGCGTGTTCTTCCCAGAAGCCGTCACGATCAGTGTTCCCTAAATCGGACAGAGGAACTACCTGGGTAGTACGGTAGCGCAACCTATTAGCAACGTCAGAGAAAGAATCCCACGCTGTATCAGGTTTAACTTGTTGTTTTCCTTGATCGCCCACAAAATCGTTTAAGGTATTATCCCACCAAATAGCGGGTAGACCATTGCCAACCAAGATGCGATCGCCTAGATTGGTTTCCCTAGCATCAGATTTTTGTTTTGTTGGTTCTGTCGCTGAGGGCTTATTCCGCTCAATCGTAATACTGTTATTACTTGTTCCGCTATTTGGATCGACTGGATATATCCATTCATTAGGTGGACGCAACGTGTCCCCAGCTCCTGCATACGTTTTGCCTGCATCGCCAGCAGTATTTTCTGCATAAGGCACGCCCCGCATCCGCAGTCTGAAGTAATTTTGTAGTGCCGCTAGGCGAATTTCTTCTTGTTTTAGTGCCGAGGCATTACCTGGAATTTTCTCTTTTACTTCCGTTGGATCGTTGACAAAAGTTGGATTAGCACCTGTCCACTTTTGCACTAAAATGTTAACTCTGTTAGCAAACGCTTGGCTGTTGTATGCCGCTTGGCTTGGCGTAGCGCCACTGACAGATTGGTCGCCTGTTCTTAAGTCTCTACGATTAACGCTACTTGGCTGAAACAAATCAACCTTAGCTGCCCTAGCTGTACTTCCATTTACACTGCCAAGAAGTATATTTCCACCTACAGTAATTTTGCCGTTTTCTTCTTGGAAGAAACAAGATTTATAGCTGCTAACCTGATAGTATTCAACATCTCCATTAGCCACTTCCCCTGTGAAGAAGTTGCCGTTGGTTTGAATGCGTCCATTTAGCTTAATACCAGAACCAGGCGTAATCTCTAAGTCATCTTGATATACAACAGCATTGTTGCTCAGCGGAATCTGCGCCCGGTCTTGCTGGTACTCTATAGCAGAAAAGCCTTTGTTGCTCCCTGGTGGGAAAATCTGAGCATTTGCAGGTTTATTAGCCGCACTGGTAAATGGAACAGTTGTAGCGAATACATAGAAGCTTTTCTTCAATACCGACCCAGATTTATACCAACCTGAACTGCCTACTAAACCAGCAAAGGTACCCTGTGCCGCTGCACATTGTGGATTGGCACTACTGTCATCCTGAGGTGCAGTTCTCGCCTCTATAGGACTTCTACTAGGGTTAGCAGTTCTTAAAGATGGATTGGGAGTGCGGAAGTAAATACCGTAAAGAGTAAAGCTATCAAACCGTCCGTCGTTATCTGTATCAACCGGAAATCTCCAGGCAGTGGTTATTCTTTCATCATTGTCTAGAACTGGAGTATTTGTTTGAATACCCCCACCATTAATGTCATACTGGACGACTAGCTGCGTCTCGTCACCCAAACTATACTTCTTGAGGTTTCCTGAGATTGCCTGATTCAGAGCCACATCTGTTGGGGTGGAGCGTGGCAGCGTCGGATCTTCAAGTAATGCCGCTATCTTGGCTTTAGCTCTGTCTAGTGCTGGGGTAGCTGCTGCCAATACTGCCTGATTCACCCTGACGTTACTGGCATTTTTAGATCGTTCAAATGATCGGAACACCATTGCAGTCGTCAGCAATATAACGACCAAAATTACCATTGTCACCGTTGGCAAGATAAATCCAGCGTTTGCCAGATTTGCTTTTTTCCCAGTTACCAATATGCTCCGCAAGAGCCAATTCATCAGCTTTTTGGTGACAGCTTTTGCTATCTGCACCATTTCCCGGAACAGATTTTGAATGGCTTTGAGTAGCTTTTTGTGGGGTGACATACTTGCTTTCCTGTCAAACGTTGGATAGGGCTGAAATGAAGACTGAGGAGTAAATAATCTGCGGTAAATTAAATTTTTATAAAAGGCAGATGGGCTGAACTTCCCTAATCGCCTTGGTAAAGCTTCATCAAAACTTCATGATTTTGGCGTTCTTTTCTGTCTTAACAAGTCTAAACTTTGTTATCAACCGGGAAAGTACGCATTTAGATGTAATAAATTTTTATTAAGTTTTTCAGTATTCTTCCGGAGCATAAATCGTCCACCAGAATTCTGAAACAGAAGTGAGGTTTGCGCTTCCCCCACAAGACTGATTTAGGGAAGATGTATGAGTTGTCTGTGAAAGATAGCGATCACCTTAAACATAAATTAACAAACAAGGTGGGGAAATTACTGTATTTAGCATACCCACCTGTCTTAGAAAACCTATCACCCCTCGCAAAAAAAATGGGAAGCCGCCCAACACCTAACAGAAGCAGGATAGACATCACAACGGTAGGGACGTTGGATACAAAAAGTTTTATCCCCTAGCCCCCTTGTTGAGGAGGGCTAGGGGGGAGCTAAACAATACAGTGTTGCCATCAAAATTTCTACAGAAAAAATAATCAGAGAAATTTCGAGAGTGGCTGCATTAATAGTGATTTAGGTTGATTCCAGCCTCGTTCGCCATTGCTTGCAAACCCTTATGCTGTAAGGTTTTGATTGCTTTGGTGGAAAGCCGCAGTTTCACCCAGCGATTGCCTTGAGACCACCAAATCCGCTTCGATTGCAGGTTGGCTTCCTGTAGCTTCTTGGTGCGTCGGTGAGAGTGGGAAATGGCAAAGGCATTATTCGCCTTTTTTCCGGTTAGCTGACATTTGCGCGACATAGAATATCTCCAGAGTGGGGTTCGGTTAAATAACCACAGAATTCGGTCTATGGCTAGACAAACAAAGTCTCGCGCAACGCGAGACTTTGGCAAGATGTCTATTGTATCGAATCTCTGGTTCTCAGGCTAAGCTTGGGAACGCGAGATGGTTGCTAGTTGCTAACGTTCTGTGAGACGAGTTAGCACTTGATTCGACCGTTCCACAAAGGATTTCATCCCTTCGGCATCAAATCCCTTTTGAGCCATGAGCGCCAAATCATAAATATGTTGACAGATTAAATTAGTCAACTCACCTGTAGGCGATCGCCCTTCTTCTTGAATAATACTACCTTGACTCATTTGAGTGAGATTCTGGATCAGCGGGTGGGCAGTGTTCACTACCAGAACGTGTTCTTCGGGAAACTCAACATTTTGCTGCTGCATGAGTGCGTTCATCTCTCGCAACCGTCGCAGCACTTCTGGTAGCAGCACCATTGCGGGTGGCGTTGCTTGCAGGTCATCTGACTTCAGCGCTTCGGTGCGGATGTTAAGTTTGGGTTTGTTGAGGGCTTGCTGGAATAGTTCTTTGATTTGTTCGCTG
This region of Funiculus sociatus GB2-C1 genomic DNA includes:
- the hpsB gene encoding hormogonium polysaccharide secretion pseudopilin HpsB, with the protein product MIKPKQQQIPRQSNQAGFTIIESLLAILVVTILMVGVAPVIVLSVATRVQAKRVEQGADAARAYIDGVRSGAITNAPPAPTPGFPVYTTQSFRLVPAPTSAAGLYCVDLDGGGCNIGSNKDLYIQAFRNGLPARPQNGYKLGIRVYRADAFSTSGPLKTMGVDKAKAQTFSAGALDRKSPQFETTTEIAGNNTSLRNLCARLQDINNAANSCQ
- the rpmB gene encoding 50S ribosomal protein L28 — translated: MSRKCQLTGKKANNAFAISHSHRRTKKLQEANLQSKRIWWSQGNRWVKLRLSTKAIKTLQHKGLQAMANEAGINLNHY
- the hpsC gene encoding hormogonium polysaccharide secretion pseudopilin HpsC, which produces MNQIKFLLISQLKRSRLAEKKNSGFTLIEVLVAMILAALVLTPLLGFMINILDSDRKEQAKSTTEQEVKSALDYIAQDLSQAVFIYDAAALNTNSSTTPTNSGIKDQIPPVQAIGGCSNTNCKPVLVFWKRKFLSSADIGNFTGGNDTFVYSLVGYYLITDGGSNGAWSNTARIGRFEIKDGIPNPNRNTRFSRQDNGKTVYYDKLPDKGFKLFDLSKAGDLATKMKQWVKHPELYNITEITNHPISAILIDYVDKAANGATCPVTTPAQTPTSPTPGFYACVNATGTTAQVFMRGNALERVRKNPPAVYSPNQSTYFPTASIRVQGRGFLYTK
- the hpsA gene encoding hormogonium polysaccharide biosynthesis protein HpsA, yielding MSPHKKLLKAIQNLFREMVQIAKAVTKKLMNWLLRSILVTGKKANLANAGFILPTVTMVILVVILLTTAMVFRSFERSKNASNVRVNQAVLAAATPALDRAKAKIAALLEDPTLPRSTPTDVALNQAISGNLKKYSLGDETQLVVQYDINGGGIQTNTPVLDNDERITTAWRFPVDTDNDGRFDSFTLYGIYFRTPNPSLRTANPSRSPIEARTAPQDDSSANPQCAAAQGTFAGLVGSSGWYKSGSVLKKSFYVFATTVPFTSAANKPANAQIFPPGSNKGFSAIEYQQDRAQIPLSNNAVVYQDDLEITPGSGIKLNGRIQTNGNFFTGEVANGDVEYYQVSSYKSCFFQEENGKITVGGNILLGSVNGSTARAAKVDLFQPSSVNRRDLRTGDQSVSGATPSQAAYNSQAFANRVNILVQKWTGANPTFVNDPTEVKEKIPGNASALKQEEIRLAALQNYFRLRMRGVPYAENTAGDAGKTYAGAGDTLRPPNEWIYPVDPNSGTSNNSITIERNKPSATEPTKQKSDARETNLGDRILVGNGLPAIWWDNTLNDFVGDQGKQQVKPDTAWDSFSDVANRLRYRTTQVVPLSDLGNTDRDGFWEEHAAKPPVQGLDGWGGLRVVTGAGVYTGVRMLPTPPPPTLLPIASFLPPPPTVPNYTPTLNVDESQFTVVWPDSMPMWEDTDLNGLPSLPPSSFPPDANNKDRKGDLVMRATAVYHYKRSAAQTITAPQAPIACVSSYYDPSTSATAKNSLTGPFAGPPGVTGTTTGRSNNGISYAPPPARPTASAPPNNTTGLFPVVAGAENPASAVPVLSRLYYQANLIFPNGRFVNEPLRDALTALSNNAALTLAQQSALDSTICALTIADNTLPRNTSVIPDGAIYETSFLDSREIKAIEQDNNPADDANGGLASFRAVNAANQSTITPALGNYNLPLEERQPLESRVTVLDLSKLRQTTIGGLVAPNGPTPEFLLPDSGIIYATRDDALPDLSAPTPAGTNTPKQKEAERKSQSPVDFKLDPTRKPNGIMLVNGSILARGAATPTNAYTLVTPPGSEKGLILATNLPAYVKADATNSFNKHQTSGGAELEEFVQQLGTNAYAQGYFYGRQNPETRFACRAGQPGINCGTGDLWRTATVLADSVSLLSNDFRFGFRNEGDYDLRNNQGDPSSIAQRKKDGFLSNNFVTNGLSSGATVTATNSGSVNAAFVARRPVDATYTSNTPDTNYIPSSYFNNFVTPIQRRGQSREYVMEICRKLPVTECTADDWVVGYDFNGINGLTDTVNESGRDLNNDGDTTDTIQEKDIKASGLLAIAGARFDRVGSGTTDRPSLVAADQRYARRIAFQRDTKNGLLLTPASLNTAIPLGINPTGQVQAYPYTTGGIPSVPRQAPNNNALAFRTTTNITTTPWTRDYRQDRPLFYLPPANESEELLLPNIADIPGARPVTEALNGPTPTVNPPIDNDDAMDFAVCLTDPGGRSSNQYSVTALAPSAVCSAAAPSIAAARNALALMPQTPPPQNIRRRLDNPNFQLPLAGEAPRREKVYIYNLGPNPTIGRGLGTNITLTGDSETIFILRATGGGGNMTFQNVTLNLKGVDPNNIFWVSNGGLAFTGTNKQLAGNFLGTGLLNIGTTTDIVGGRFLGFSNLAGSIPPGKVKAITAQAEPLLVPVLQYQLTHQPVATDPDTAPIQGGIKDNSLWLQRPSTGTIFNLAVAGGDSPSNGTRNEQNGGLQNFVRFLENWKADIPARISGSFIQFKRSAYATAPFKEVTTTLTPPTSPFGYTKLYSTTISPINPSNPDLGGGSPFYVEPNRFWGFDVALLSQIPDLFSQRFTTPSAGDPNEFYREVGRDDKWVQTLLCAKLASNGTTPAIDGDQRPGTFCAANTGG